From a single Candoia aspera isolate rCanAsp1 chromosome 2, rCanAsp1.hap2, whole genome shotgun sequence genomic region:
- the LOC134489040 gene encoding sodium- and chloride-dependent creatine transporter 1-like isoform X2, giving the protein MAPVSTETCSEGSECSEVAEAESAEPISGPGEPTLDERAITVPLVVPIGPGKLPFPERETWTRQMDFIMSCVGFAVGLGNVWRFPYLCYKNGGGVFLIPYLLIVFVGGIPVFFLEVALGQFMKQGGIAAWNIAPLFKGLGLASMVIVFFCNSYYIMILVWGVFYLAHSLTETLPWATCGHSWNTPQCTELFGLSDCGNSTHNGTTRNCSSLADKRSPVIEFWENKVLRISGDLAEPGEISWQLILCLLVTWVIVYFCIWKGVKSTGKVVYFTALFPYVVLILLLLHGVTLPGALDGILYYLKPDWSKLAVAQVWIDAGTQIFFSYAIGLGALTALGSYNRFHNNCYRDAYLLAVINSSTSFFAGFVVFSVLGFMASEQGVDISQVAESGPGLAFIAYPKAVTLMPLSPLWATLFFFMLLVLGLDSQFVGVEGFITGILDLFPQPAAASPRREITAAICCLICCVIDLSMVTQGGMYVFQLFDNYSASGITLLWQAFWECVVIAWVYGADRFMDDVARMIGYRPLPYMKWCWLFITPVVCVGIFLFHVVNYQPLTYNKTYVYPWWGEAIGWMLALASMLCIPCTVAYKLLRSKGTFQQRWQLLTTPVWGHHHLEYMTPEAEAKLLPPPDSLAAAPPEKATLFETVI; this is encoded by the exons ATGGCTCCAGTTTCCACCGAAACATGTTCAG AGGGCAGTGAGTGCTCAGAGGTAGCTGAGGCAGAAAGTGCTGAGCCAATCAGTGGCCCAGGGGAGCCCACCCTTGATGAAAGAGCCATCACTGTCCCTCTGGTGGTACCCATCGGGCCTGGGAAGCTGCCCTTTCCTGAGCGAGAGACCTGGACGCGGCAGATGGATTTCATCATGTCGTGTGTTGGCTTTGCTGTAGGGCTGGGCAACGTCTGGCGCTTTCCGTACCTCTGCTACAAAAATGGAGGAG GTGTCTTTCTGATTCCTTACCTGCTGATCGTCTTTGTTGGGGGGATCCCTGTCTTTTTCCTGGAGGTGGCTCTGGGGCAGTTTATGAAGCAAGGTGGAATCGCTGCCTGGAACATTGCTCCCCTGTTTAAAG GTTTGGGCCTGGCCTCCAtggtcattgtcttcttctgtaACTCTTACTATATTATGATCCTCGTCTGGGGTGTCTTCTACTTGGCCCACTCGCTGACGGAGACGCTGCCATGGGCCACCTGTGGCCACTCATGGAACACTCCCCAGTGCACCGAGCTTTTTGGTTTGAGCGACTGCGGGAACAGCACCCACAACGGCACCACCAGAAACTGCAGCAGCCTGGCTGACAAGCGCTCTCCTGTCATTGAGTTCTGGGA GAACAAAGTGCTGCGTATTTCAGGGGATCTGGCAGAGCCAGGAGAGATCAGCTGGCAGCTGATCCTTTGCCTGCTTGTAACTTGGGTCATTGTTTATTTCTGCATCTGGAAGGGGGTCAAGTCAACTGGGAAG GTGGTGTATTTCACTGCATTGTTCCCCTATGTGGTGCTTATCCTCCTGCTCTTGCATGGAGTGACATTGCCTGGTGCACTGGACGGGATCCTTTActacctgaaacctgactggtcCAAGCTTGCTGTGGCTCAG GTATGGATTGATGCTGGTACCCAGATCTTCTTCTCATATGCTATTGGGCTGGGAGCCCTGACCGCACTTGGCAGCTACAACCGCTTCCACAACAACTGTTACAG GGATGcgtatctcttggctgtgatcaACAGTTCCACCAGCTTCTTTGCTGGCTTTGTAGTGTTTTCAGTATTGGGCTTCATGGCATCAGAGCAGGGGGTGGACATCTCCCAGGTGGCAGAGTCAG GTCCTGGCTTGGCCTTCATTGCCTATCCCAAAGCAGTAACACTGATGCCACTCTCTCCACTCTGGGCCACCCTGTTTTTCTTCATGCTTCTTGTCTTGGGTCTGGACAGCCAG TTTGTGGGTGTAGAAGGCTTCATCACTGGCATCCTAGACCTGTTCCCACAGCCAGCAGCAGCCTCACCCCGCAGGGAGATCACAGCCGCCATCTGCTGCCTCATCTGCTGTGTTATTGATCTCTCCATGGTGACTCAG GGCGGGATGTACGTCTTTCAGCTCTTTGATAACTATTCTGCAAGTGGAATCACATTGCTCTGGCAAGCCTTTTGGGAGTGCGTGGTGATTGCCTGGGTTTATG GAGCCGACCGCTTCATGGATGACGTCGCCCGGATGATTGGGTACCGGCCTCTGCCGTACATGAAGTGGTGCTGGTTATTCATTACTCCAGTGGTATGTGTG GGCATCTTCCTGTTCCACGTGGTAAACTATCAGCCACTGACTTATAACAAGACCTATGTCTACCCCTGGTGGGGGGAGGCTATTGGCTGGATGCTGGCCCTTGCCTCCATGCTTTGCATCCCCTGCACGGTTGCTTACAAACTTCTGCGAAGCAAGGGCACCTTCCAACAG CGCTGGCAATTGCTGACCACCCCTGTCTGGGGCCACCACCACCTGGAATACATGACACCCGAAGCAGAGGCAAAGCTGCTGCCACCACCAGACAGTCTTGCTGCAGCCCCTCCAGAGAAGGCTACGCTTTTTGAGACTGTGATTTAA
- the LOC134489040 gene encoding sodium- and chloride-dependent creatine transporter 1-like isoform X3 — protein MSAQPREGAVSLPCECGCCLLHGNGLWSGCICSLDTMATGPGASFPTQHPSQSSIAEPCHQPSVMAPVSTETCSEGSECSEVAEAESAEPISGPGEPTLDERAITVPLVVPIGPGKLPFPERETWTRQMDFIMSCVGFAVGLGNVWRFPYLCYKNGGGVFLIPYLLIVFVGGIPVFFLEVALGQFMKQGGIAAWNIAPLFKGLGLASMVIVFFCNSYYIMILVWGVFYLAHSLTETLPWATCGHSWNTPQCTELFGLSDCGNSTHNGTTRNCSSLADKRSPVIEFWENKVLRISGDLAEPGEISWQLILCLLVTWVIVYFCIWKGVKSTGKVVYFTALFPYVVLILLLLHGVTLPGALDGILYYLKPDWSKLAVAQVWIDAGTQIFFSYAIGLGALTALGSYNRFHNNCYRDAYLLAVINSSTSFFAGFVVFSVLGFMASEQGVDISQVAESGPGLAFIAYPKAVTLMPLSPLWATLFFFMLLVLGLDSQFVGVEGFITGILDLFPQPAAASPRREITAAICCLICCVIDLSMVTQGGMYVFQLFDNYSASGITLLWQAFWECVVIAWVYGADRFMDDVARMIGYRPLPYMKWCWLFITPVVCVIASQFSRLLA, from the exons ATGAGTGCTCAGCCTAGAGAAGGAGCTGTGTCTTTGCCCTGTGAATGCGGCTGCTGCCTGTTACATGGAAACGGACTCTGGAGTGGATGTATTTGCTCACTGGACACCATGGCAACAGG ACCCGGAGCCAGCTTCCCGACCCAGCACCCATCTCAGTCTTCCATCGCAGAGCCCTGCCACCAGCCTAGTGTCATGGCTCCAGTTTCCACCGAAACATGTTCAG AGGGCAGTGAGTGCTCAGAGGTAGCTGAGGCAGAAAGTGCTGAGCCAATCAGTGGCCCAGGGGAGCCCACCCTTGATGAAAGAGCCATCACTGTCCCTCTGGTGGTACCCATCGGGCCTGGGAAGCTGCCCTTTCCTGAGCGAGAGACCTGGACGCGGCAGATGGATTTCATCATGTCGTGTGTTGGCTTTGCTGTAGGGCTGGGCAACGTCTGGCGCTTTCCGTACCTCTGCTACAAAAATGGAGGAG GTGTCTTTCTGATTCCTTACCTGCTGATCGTCTTTGTTGGGGGGATCCCTGTCTTTTTCCTGGAGGTGGCTCTGGGGCAGTTTATGAAGCAAGGTGGAATCGCTGCCTGGAACATTGCTCCCCTGTTTAAAG GTTTGGGCCTGGCCTCCAtggtcattgtcttcttctgtaACTCTTACTATATTATGATCCTCGTCTGGGGTGTCTTCTACTTGGCCCACTCGCTGACGGAGACGCTGCCATGGGCCACCTGTGGCCACTCATGGAACACTCCCCAGTGCACCGAGCTTTTTGGTTTGAGCGACTGCGGGAACAGCACCCACAACGGCACCACCAGAAACTGCAGCAGCCTGGCTGACAAGCGCTCTCCTGTCATTGAGTTCTGGGA GAACAAAGTGCTGCGTATTTCAGGGGATCTGGCAGAGCCAGGAGAGATCAGCTGGCAGCTGATCCTTTGCCTGCTTGTAACTTGGGTCATTGTTTATTTCTGCATCTGGAAGGGGGTCAAGTCAACTGGGAAG GTGGTGTATTTCACTGCATTGTTCCCCTATGTGGTGCTTATCCTCCTGCTCTTGCATGGAGTGACATTGCCTGGTGCACTGGACGGGATCCTTTActacctgaaacctgactggtcCAAGCTTGCTGTGGCTCAG GTATGGATTGATGCTGGTACCCAGATCTTCTTCTCATATGCTATTGGGCTGGGAGCCCTGACCGCACTTGGCAGCTACAACCGCTTCCACAACAACTGTTACAG GGATGcgtatctcttggctgtgatcaACAGTTCCACCAGCTTCTTTGCTGGCTTTGTAGTGTTTTCAGTATTGGGCTTCATGGCATCAGAGCAGGGGGTGGACATCTCCCAGGTGGCAGAGTCAG GTCCTGGCTTGGCCTTCATTGCCTATCCCAAAGCAGTAACACTGATGCCACTCTCTCCACTCTGGGCCACCCTGTTTTTCTTCATGCTTCTTGTCTTGGGTCTGGACAGCCAG TTTGTGGGTGTAGAAGGCTTCATCACTGGCATCCTAGACCTGTTCCCACAGCCAGCAGCAGCCTCACCCCGCAGGGAGATCACAGCCGCCATCTGCTGCCTCATCTGCTGTGTTATTGATCTCTCCATGGTGACTCAG GGCGGGATGTACGTCTTTCAGCTCTTTGATAACTATTCTGCAAGTGGAATCACATTGCTCTGGCAAGCCTTTTGGGAGTGCGTGGTGATTGCCTGGGTTTATG GAGCCGACCGCTTCATGGATGACGTCGCCCGGATGATTGGGTACCGGCCTCTGCCGTACATGAAGTGGTGCTGGTTATTCATTACTCCAGTGGTATGTGTG ATTGCCTCCCAATTCAGCAGATTGCTGGCATGA
- the LOC134489040 gene encoding sodium- and chloride-dependent creatine transporter 1-like isoform X1: protein MSAQPREGAVSLPCECGCCLLHGNGLWSGCICSLDTMATGPGASFPTQHPSQSSIAEPCHQPSVMAPVSTETCSEGSECSEVAEAESAEPISGPGEPTLDERAITVPLVVPIGPGKLPFPERETWTRQMDFIMSCVGFAVGLGNVWRFPYLCYKNGGGVFLIPYLLIVFVGGIPVFFLEVALGQFMKQGGIAAWNIAPLFKGLGLASMVIVFFCNSYYIMILVWGVFYLAHSLTETLPWATCGHSWNTPQCTELFGLSDCGNSTHNGTTRNCSSLADKRSPVIEFWENKVLRISGDLAEPGEISWQLILCLLVTWVIVYFCIWKGVKSTGKVVYFTALFPYVVLILLLLHGVTLPGALDGILYYLKPDWSKLAVAQVWIDAGTQIFFSYAIGLGALTALGSYNRFHNNCYRDAYLLAVINSSTSFFAGFVVFSVLGFMASEQGVDISQVAESGPGLAFIAYPKAVTLMPLSPLWATLFFFMLLVLGLDSQFVGVEGFITGILDLFPQPAAASPRREITAAICCLICCVIDLSMVTQGGMYVFQLFDNYSASGITLLWQAFWECVVIAWVYGADRFMDDVARMIGYRPLPYMKWCWLFITPVVCVGIFLFHVVNYQPLTYNKTYVYPWWGEAIGWMLALASMLCIPCTVAYKLLRSKGTFQQRWQLLTTPVWGHHHLEYMTPEAEAKLLPPPDSLAAAPPEKATLFETVI from the exons ATGAGTGCTCAGCCTAGAGAAGGAGCTGTGTCTTTGCCCTGTGAATGCGGCTGCTGCCTGTTACATGGAAACGGACTCTGGAGTGGATGTATTTGCTCACTGGACACCATGGCAACAGG ACCCGGAGCCAGCTTCCCGACCCAGCACCCATCTCAGTCTTCCATCGCAGAGCCCTGCCACCAGCCTAGTGTCATGGCTCCAGTTTCCACCGAAACATGTTCAG AGGGCAGTGAGTGCTCAGAGGTAGCTGAGGCAGAAAGTGCTGAGCCAATCAGTGGCCCAGGGGAGCCCACCCTTGATGAAAGAGCCATCACTGTCCCTCTGGTGGTACCCATCGGGCCTGGGAAGCTGCCCTTTCCTGAGCGAGAGACCTGGACGCGGCAGATGGATTTCATCATGTCGTGTGTTGGCTTTGCTGTAGGGCTGGGCAACGTCTGGCGCTTTCCGTACCTCTGCTACAAAAATGGAGGAG GTGTCTTTCTGATTCCTTACCTGCTGATCGTCTTTGTTGGGGGGATCCCTGTCTTTTTCCTGGAGGTGGCTCTGGGGCAGTTTATGAAGCAAGGTGGAATCGCTGCCTGGAACATTGCTCCCCTGTTTAAAG GTTTGGGCCTGGCCTCCAtggtcattgtcttcttctgtaACTCTTACTATATTATGATCCTCGTCTGGGGTGTCTTCTACTTGGCCCACTCGCTGACGGAGACGCTGCCATGGGCCACCTGTGGCCACTCATGGAACACTCCCCAGTGCACCGAGCTTTTTGGTTTGAGCGACTGCGGGAACAGCACCCACAACGGCACCACCAGAAACTGCAGCAGCCTGGCTGACAAGCGCTCTCCTGTCATTGAGTTCTGGGA GAACAAAGTGCTGCGTATTTCAGGGGATCTGGCAGAGCCAGGAGAGATCAGCTGGCAGCTGATCCTTTGCCTGCTTGTAACTTGGGTCATTGTTTATTTCTGCATCTGGAAGGGGGTCAAGTCAACTGGGAAG GTGGTGTATTTCACTGCATTGTTCCCCTATGTGGTGCTTATCCTCCTGCTCTTGCATGGAGTGACATTGCCTGGTGCACTGGACGGGATCCTTTActacctgaaacctgactggtcCAAGCTTGCTGTGGCTCAG GTATGGATTGATGCTGGTACCCAGATCTTCTTCTCATATGCTATTGGGCTGGGAGCCCTGACCGCACTTGGCAGCTACAACCGCTTCCACAACAACTGTTACAG GGATGcgtatctcttggctgtgatcaACAGTTCCACCAGCTTCTTTGCTGGCTTTGTAGTGTTTTCAGTATTGGGCTTCATGGCATCAGAGCAGGGGGTGGACATCTCCCAGGTGGCAGAGTCAG GTCCTGGCTTGGCCTTCATTGCCTATCCCAAAGCAGTAACACTGATGCCACTCTCTCCACTCTGGGCCACCCTGTTTTTCTTCATGCTTCTTGTCTTGGGTCTGGACAGCCAG TTTGTGGGTGTAGAAGGCTTCATCACTGGCATCCTAGACCTGTTCCCACAGCCAGCAGCAGCCTCACCCCGCAGGGAGATCACAGCCGCCATCTGCTGCCTCATCTGCTGTGTTATTGATCTCTCCATGGTGACTCAG GGCGGGATGTACGTCTTTCAGCTCTTTGATAACTATTCTGCAAGTGGAATCACATTGCTCTGGCAAGCCTTTTGGGAGTGCGTGGTGATTGCCTGGGTTTATG GAGCCGACCGCTTCATGGATGACGTCGCCCGGATGATTGGGTACCGGCCTCTGCCGTACATGAAGTGGTGCTGGTTATTCATTACTCCAGTGGTATGTGTG GGCATCTTCCTGTTCCACGTGGTAAACTATCAGCCACTGACTTATAACAAGACCTATGTCTACCCCTGGTGGGGGGAGGCTATTGGCTGGATGCTGGCCCTTGCCTCCATGCTTTGCATCCCCTGCACGGTTGCTTACAAACTTCTGCGAAGCAAGGGCACCTTCCAACAG CGCTGGCAATTGCTGACCACCCCTGTCTGGGGCCACCACCACCTGGAATACATGACACCCGAAGCAGAGGCAAAGCTGCTGCCACCACCAGACAGTCTTGCTGCAGCCCCTCCAGAGAAGGCTACGCTTTTTGAGACTGTGATTTAA